In Aspergillus nidulans FGSC A4 chromosome IV, a single window of DNA contains:
- a CDS encoding protein pkgB (transcript_id=CADANIAT00000399), which yields MSGGFYSSPFWAGYLETQRSRLPVLPEIDDGLSHCVVRFLGYNPGSMQLQGTNTYLVGTGSTRILIDTGEGAPQWAVSVTRYLEDHDISISHVLLTHWHKDHTGGVADLLAHDPSIIVYKHAPDPGQQAIANGQTFKTQGATLRAVLTPGHAVDHMCFLLEEENALFTGDNVLGHGYSVAEDLETYTASLRLMAGLKCSVGYPGHGDAILNLPQTIARYISQRVAREKKIYAILALHACSCSSRNGGSTSSIGSVSESGDSDEEDNNMKTSRPAMQGLSTAEIGGLVYGESVKNSPTFDSAVGPLLNQVLYMLLEQGKCCDHVSILVIFQKPGFFSIPVI from the exons ATGTCTGGGGGATTTTACTCGTCGCCCTTCTGGGCTGGCTATCTAGAGACTCAGCGGAGCAGGCTACCTGTGCTCCCAGAAATCGACGATGGCTTGTCTCACTGTGTCGTGCGCTTTCTTGGATACAACCCTGGTAgcatgcagctgcagggCACCAACACATACCTAGTCGGTACTGGAAGCACCAGGATACTCATCGACACTGGAGAG GGAGCTCCGCAATGGGCAGTCAGTGTGACCCGTTATCTCGAAGACCAcgacatctccatctcccacGTCCTTCTCACGCATTGGCACAAGGACCATACCGGCGGAGTAGCCGACCTTCTTGCGCATGACCCCAGCATAATAGTGTACAAGCATGCGCCCGACCCGGGCCAGCAGGCCATTGCGAATGGCCAGACTTTCAAAACACAAGGTGCCACTCTAAGAGCGGTCCTGACGCCTGGGCATGCTGTCGACCACATGTGCTTcttgctggaggaagagaacgcACTGTTCACCGGCGACAATGTGCTAGGCCATGGCTACAGTGTTGCTGAGGACCTGGAAACCTACACTGCCAGCCTCCGCCTGATGGCAGGGCTCAAGTGTTCCGTTGGATATCCCGGCCACGGAGACGCGATACTCAATCTGCCGCAAACGATTGCAAGATATATTTCGCAGAGAGTcgcaagagaaaagaagatatATGCCATCTTGGCCCTGCATGCTTGCTCTTGTTCGTCTCGCAATGGGGGCAGCACGAGCAGTATTGGGAGCGTCAGCGAGTCTGGTgatagcgacgaggaggataataACATGAAAACGAGTAGACCTGCAATGCAGGGTCTCTCAACAGCAGAGATCGGCGGTCTTGTCTATGGAGAGTCCGTCAAGAATAGCCCAACGTTTGACTCGGCTGTAGGCCCTCTATTGAACCAGGTGCTGTACATGTTGCTTGAGCAAGGCAAG TGCTGTGACCACGTCTCTATTCTGGTTATCTTTCAAAAGCCAGGCTTCTTTTCAATCCCTGTAATTTAG
- a CDS encoding uncharacterized protein (transcript_id=CADANIAT00000400) — protein MMNVPEKCKVLVVGGGPAGSYAASALAREGIDVVLLEAEKFPRYHIGESMLPSMRHFLKFIDAYDKWDAHGFNIKKGGAFRLNWSRPETYTDFIAAGGPGGYAWNVIRSEADELLFKHAAECGVKTFDETKVASIEFSSPDLSSGGTHPFGRPVSATWTRKDGTSGTISMDYIVDASGRNGLISTKYLKNRSYNKGLKNVASWGYWRGGGVHGVGTHKEGAPYFEALKDASGWVWFIPLHNGTHSVGVVQNQEMATEKKRKMAEPSSKGFYLESLEFVPGIKELLANAELISEVKSASDWSYSASSYAFPGVRIAGDAGSFIDPFFSSGVHLALSGGLSAATTIAAAIRGDCDENVAASWHDKKTSESYTRFLLVVSSALKQIRSQDEPVISDFDEGSFERAFDLFRPIIQGQADADAKGKLTQAEISKTVEFCFRAFAHVSFEQKEALVQKLKSLGHDGDAYDENNRKALEEIEKQLTPEEQTILKTLKGRRMVRPEDSLNIDNFTLDSIDGLAPRLEKGKLGLSAAKKAELKFTAHDPLSFLNGEAMAAQKTSPNGNLEINGHTQTNGNHLANGHGEVNGHSNAGASSAKSCMADLIAAENDSSQPSFDEATRHRLISSLQQSAEELETPYDTVLRYVNAVSQIN, from the exons ATGATGAACGTCCCGGAAAAGTGTAAGGTGCTGGTCGTCGGTGGCGGGCCAGCTGGCTCCTATGCGGCCTCGGCGCTTGCACGAGAGGGAATCGACGTGGTCCTCCTTGAAGCAGAAAAGTTTCCTAG ATACCATATTGGTGAAAGCATGCTTCCGTCCATGCGACACTTCCTGAAGTTTATCGACGCCTACGACAAGTGGGATGCCCATGGTTTCAATATCAAG AAAGGCGGCGCCTTCCGCCTCAACTGGTCCAGACCTGAAACCT ACACGGATTTCATTGCTGCCGGTGGGCCCGGGGGCTACGCCTGGAATGTGATCCGGTCTGAGGCAGACGAGCTGCTGTTCAAGCACGCCGCCGAATGCGGCGTCAAGACCTTTGATGAGACCAAGGTGGCATCCATTGAGTTTTCCTCTCCCGATCTCTCGTCTGGAGGCACGCACCCCTTTGGTCGCCCCGTCTCTGCGACGTGGACTCGCAAGGACGGGACTTCAGGAACGATCTCGATGGACTACATTGTGGATGCGTCTGGTAGAAACGGTCTCATCAGTACCAAGTACCTGAAGAATCGGTCCTACAACAAGGGCTTGAAGAACGTGGCCAGCTGGGGCTACTGGAGGGGAGGGGGCGTCCATGGTGTCGGCACACACAAAGAGGGTGCTCCCTATTTCGAAGCCCTCAAAG ATGCCAGTGGATGGGTATGGTTTATCCCTCTGCACAACGGTACCCACTCCGTAGGTGTGGTGCAGAACCAAGAGATGGCgacggagaagaagcgaaaaaTGGCCGAGCCTTCCTCCAAGGGCTTCTATCTGGAGTCCCTGGAGTTTGTTCCCGGCATAAAAGAGCTGCTTGCTAACGCGGAGCTCATCTCAGAGGTCAAGTCGGCCTCTGACTGGTCATACAGCGCCTCAAGCTATGCCTTCCCGGGTGTACGCATTGCCGGAGATGCTGGATCCTTCATTGACCCGTTCTTCTCTTCCGGCGTTCACTTGGCTCTTTCTGGAGGGCTGTCGGCAGCAACGACCATTGCGGCGGCCATTCGTGGCGACTGCGATGAAAATGTTGCGGCGTCATGGCACGATAAAAAGACATCCGAAAGTTACACACGCTTTCTCTTGGTGGTCTCTAGTGCCTTGAAGCAGATCCGTTCTCAAGATGAGCCCGTGATCAGTGACTTTGATGAGGGTAGCTTTGAAAGAGCCTTTGACCTATTCAGACCCA TTATCCAGGGGCAGGCCGATGCCGATGCAAAGGGCAAGCTCACTCAAGCTGAAATCTCAAAGACGGTCGAGTTCTGTTTCAGAGCATTTGCGCACGTCTCGTTCGAGCAGAAAGAGGCTCTCGTGCAGAAGCTCAAGTCTCTAGGGCACGACGGAGATGCGTACGACGAGAACAACCGCAAGGCTCTcgaggaaatcgagaagCAGCTGACACCAGAGGAGCAGACAATCTTGAAGACACTAAAGGGACGCCGCATGGTGCGCCCCGAGGATTCGCTCAACATTGACAATTTCACTCTCGACTCCATCGATGGCCTCGCCCCCCGtttggagaaggggaaacTCGGATTGTCCGCAGCGAAGAAAGCAGAGCTCAAATTCACCGCTCATGATCCGCTTTCTTTCCTTAACGGCGAAGCAATGGCTGCCCAGAAGACGAGTCCAAATGGCAATCTCGAAATCAATGGCCATACCCAGACCAATGGAAATCACTTGGCCAACGGCCATGGGGAAGTCAATGGACACAGCAATGCCGGGGCCAGCTCGGCCAAAAGCTGCATGGCAGACCTTATTGCGGCCGAGAACGATTCTTCACAGCCATCATTCGATGAAGCCACCAGGCACCGTCTGATCTCGTCACTGCAACAATCGGCCGAGGAACTGGAGACCCCTTACGACACAGTGCTGCGCTATGTCAATGCGGTAAGTCAAATAAACTAG
- a CDS encoding uncharacterized protein (transcript_id=CADANIAT00000401): MLTALSKQGRQTALVCIGGDLGIFKSLAESKAPLSSKQLAEATMADPLLVSRIMRYLVASRLVGETAPDQYVATKKTYVFADPRFEEPIRFFHAVSNRAFQALPEFLKETGYQNETQRSAFQKGLGTELQLYPWLKQHPDVLKNFQAAMRLTKDANGVGVMPLDSSVSSGHEGVMFVDIGGNTGHQAAEVLSQHPELAGRVTVQDRGEVIKSAPEMKGIQWMEHDFFDVQPVKGAKYYYLRAILHNWDDDHAVQILANIVPAMSADSLVAIDEVVVPDRDAHLWPAGLDLQMYTIFGTRERTAAQWDAILDRAGLRAVAVKRYAPVMQSSVIFAAAK, encoded by the exons ATGCTAACGGCGCTGTCGAAACAGGGTCGACAGACGGCGCTGGTCTGCATAGGGGGGGACCTCGGAATTTTCAAGTCACTCGCGGAGAGCAAAGCACCCTTATCATCCAAACAGCTTGCAGAGGCTACCATGGCGGACCCGCTGCTCGTCAGCCGCATCATGCGATACCTGGTTGCGAGTCGTCTGGTCGGGGAGACAGCACCGGACCAGTACGTGGCCACCAAGAAGACGTACGTCTTTGCCGACCCGCGCTTTGAGGAGCCTATCCGATTCTTTCACGCCGTCAGCAACCGTGCTTTCCAGGCTCTGCCAGAGTTCCTCAAAGAGACGGGCTATCAGAATGAAACCCAGCGCAGTGCGTTCCAAAAGGGGCTTGGCACAGAGCTTCAGCTCTATCCCTGGCTTAAGCAGCATCCGGATGTGCTGAAAAACTTTCAAGCTGCTATGCGGCTTACCAAAGACGCCAATGGTGTGGGTGTGATGCCGTTAGACAGCTCTGTGAGCAGTGGCCATGAGGGTGTCATGTTTGTGGACATTGGTGGCAATACTGGCCATCAGGCTGCTGAGGTGCTGTCCCAGCATCCAGAGCTTGCCGGCCGAGTGACTGTTCAGGACCGTGGTGAAGTCATCAAAAGCGCACCCGAGATGAAAGGCATTCAGTGGATGGAGCACGACTTCTTTGATGTTCAGCCTGTGAAAG GGGCCAAATATTACTATCTGCGAGCCATTCTCCACAACTGGGATGATGACCACGCCGTGCAGATCCTGGCCAACATTGTGCCTGCCATGTCTGCCGACTCGCTGGTGGCGATTGATGAAGTGGTCGTGCCGGATCGAGACGCCCACTTGTGGCCGGCCGGGCTCGATCTCCAAATGTACACTATCTTTGGAACCAGGGAGCGCACAGCAGCACAGTGGGATGCGATCCTCGACAGAGCCGGACTGCGTGCTGTGGCAGTCAAGAGGTATGCGCCTGTCATGCAAAGCTCGGTCATTTTTGCGGCTGCCAAGTAG
- a CDS encoding FAD-binding oxidoreductase (transcript_id=CADANIAT00000402), translating into MAVYSPLDPFSLALTDKENEMANEVLSTWVGTASKSPTVNILPPGLDAPTWADVLQQFRSILGDEGVLCGHEHRVRYIDPYAEQSDEQEKRGSSATLFPVTVEHIQAILKICNKHKIPLWTVSRGKNLGYGGPAARVKGSIILDLQCMRKVLEMNDRYSYYTVEPGVTFCDIYREIQAQKKDIWCSVPALGWGSVVGNALDRGWGYTPAGDHSNQICGIEVVLADGTVVRTGAGAIDNSPCWPLFRGGYGPTYESMFSQSNFGIVTKLSLWATPSPEGFMNCRVDVENEEDLVPLIDIFRDLLLHDVIPNHPLIGNVPREMVKRGQRKDFYNGAGAIPDTRLKEIQTQLGIGFWSARFGLYGPKELIEYSFERCRRAFQSLPSAKLTGKAFYPPEGKTKLSPEDIPPADRTVETGTPSLMALKAVEYRGKDGGHISFSPVLPPEGSSAMAFYRDVKPLCAQYGFDYFGGLHLYPRHLAMINMIYFDRTSELERTNANKLFVELVHLARRHGYSEYRAHIDYMDLVADQYDFNGCSLRQLNERIKDALDPNGILSPGKQGIWPGRSRELTEKKDSYQGSSQRLLGLILC; encoded by the exons ATGGCGGTATACTCCCCCTTAGACCCCTTTTCTCTTGCCCTAACCGACAAGGAAAATGAAATGGCCAATGAGGTGCTCTCCACATGGGTGGGAACGGCATCCAAGTCACCAACAGTCAATATTCTCCCGCCGGGGCTCGACGCGCCGACCTGGGCCGACGTGCTGCAGCAGTTCCGATCCATCCTTGGCGACGAGGGAGTCCTGTGCGGCCACGAGCACCGCGTGCGCTATATAGATCCGTACGCAGAGCAGAGcgatgagcaggagaagcgTGGAAGCTCTGCCACATTATTCCCGGTCACTGTTGAGCACATCCAGGCTATCCTGAAGATCTGCAACAAACACAAAATTCCACTCTGGACGGTATCCCGAGGCAAGAAccttggatatggaggcCCGGCAGCGAGGGTGAAG GGCTCTATCATCCTTGACCTGCAATGCATGCGAAAAGTCCTCGAGATGAACGACCGCTATTCCTACTACACCGTCGAGCCTGGCGTGACCTTCTGCGACATCTACCGCGAGATccaggcgcagaagaaggacatcTGGTGCTCCGTGCCCGCTCTGGGCTGGGGCTCTGTCGTCGGCAACGCACTAGACAGAGGCTGGGGATATACGCCCGCCGGAGACCACTCGAATCAGATCTGCGGAATCGAAGTTGTGCTTGCGGATGGAACGGTGGTCAGAACCGGCGCTGGCGCCATTGACAACTCCCCCTGCTGGCCGCTATTCCGTGGCGGCTACGGCCCAACTTATGAGAGCATGTTCAGCCAGAGCAACTTTGGCATCGTCACCAAGCTCTCCCTCTGGGCGACTCCCAGTCCGGAAGGGTTCATGAACTGCCGCGTGGATGtcgagaatgaggaggatctcgTCCCGTTGATTGACATCTTCcgcgacctcctcctccacgaCGTGATCCCAAACCACCCGCTGATCGGAAACGTGCCGCGCGAAATGGTCAAGCGCGGACAGCGCAAGGACTTCTATAATGGCGCCGGGGCGATCCCTGACACTCGATTGAAGGAGATCCAGACGCAGCTGGGGATTGGGTTTTGGTCGGCGAGATTTGGGCTCTACGGACCGAAAGAGCTGATCGAGTATAGCTTTGAGCGCTGCCGCAGAGCATTCCAAAGTCTACCCAGCGCAAAGCTTACAGGGAAGGCATTCTATCCACCAGAGGGCAAGACCAAGCTCAGCCCAGAAGATATCCCCCCTGCGGACAGAACGGTGGAAACTGGCACCCCCAGTCTTATGGCTCTCAAGGCCGTCGAATATCGCGGTAAAGATGG TGGCcacatctccttctcccccGTCCTGCCACCTGAGGGCAGCTCCGCAATGGCATTCTACCGCGATGTCAAGCCGCTTTGCGCGCAGTATGGCTTTGACTACTTCGGCGGCCTTCATCTGTACCCGCGACACTTGGCCATGATCAACATGATCTACTTCGACCGCACGTCAGAACTGGAGCGCACCAACGCTAATAAACTGTTCGTCGAGCTTGTGCATCTAGCGCGGCGGCATGGATACAGTGAGTACCGGGCACATATTGACTACATGGACTTGGTGGCAGACCAGTATGATTTCAACGGGTGTAGCCTGCGGCAGCTGAATGAGAGGATTAAAGATGCCCTCGATCCAAATGGAATCTTGAGTCCTGGCAAACAGGGAATCTGGCCAGGGAGGTCTAGAGAGCTGACTGAGAAGAAG GATTCTTACCAGGGTAGCTCTCAAAGGCTGTTGGGTCTCATCCTTTGCTGA
- a CDS encoding uncharacterized protein (transcript_id=CADANIAT00000403), whose translation MSNTIQGEEVQTVTEGRRDTSLKANWRVFAITLYMGIALFEYGFDKGAIAGFQAMPGFLQVFGYQTESGEWDIHAGPQQIITSFMILGSVIGSLLTGFVGARIGRRYGLMLGSLIVIICVVIMSETTVLGALYFSRLLIGIGNGLLLNFTVLYLQECTPPRFRGLCLSMVTCWITIGTTIGMVINHQTNGMMSREAYRIPLYVCYPAPAILILTLPLLPESPRWLLQHGKPEAALRSLQFFRQGAYDEVAVQQEFEEMKAAAARERDQEIHQNKWLLFFELFRGHNLRRTIIAVAVGTANAAVGAMFILSYGTYFFQVVLQQANVGDPFKWIIVTNCVGLAGLFTTWAIVTHVGRRRIILAGCVICTLPMLVMAAVYSAPNVSADGAGIALVVIVSIYVFGFNFGLEPYVYLVAGEMPSQNLRGYTMGLSTAVSFVFAWLSAFTTPYFINPGELNWGPKYGYIWFGSGIITTAFLWYYLPEVRGRTLEEIDEMFRNNVPTRAFAKYVCVERMEANARAVSTVKGESKPNATHVEVA comes from the exons ATGTCTAACACCATCCAGGGCGAGGAGGTGCAGACGGTGACCGAGGGCCGCCGTGACACCAGCCTGAAGGCCAACTGGCGTGTGTTCGCCATCACCCTGTACATGGGCATCGCCTTGTTCGAGTATGGCTTCGACAAGGGCGCCATTGCGGGCTTCCAAGCAATGCCTGGGTTCTTGCAGGTGTTTGGATATCAGACTGAGTCTGGCGAGTGGGATATTCAT GCCGGTCCCCAACAAATCATCACCTCGTTCATGATTCTCGGCAGCGTCATCGGCTCCCTCCTGACGGGTTTTGTCGGCGCTCGCATTGGCCGTCGGTATGGATTGATGCTGGGCTCACTGATTGTGATCATCTGCGTCGTGATCATGTCAGAAACGACCGTTCTCGGAGCTCTCTACTTTTCCAGACTCTTAATCGGGATAGGAAACGGCCTTCTGCTGAACTTTACCGTGCTCTACCTGCAGGAGTGCACCCCTCCTCGCTTTCGGGGCCTTTGCCTGAGCATGGTCACTTGCTGGATCACCATTGGGACGACGATTGGGATG GTGATCAATCACCAAACCAACGGCATGATGAGTCGAGAGGCATACCGTATCCCTCTTTACGTCTGCTATCCTGCCCCTgctatcctcatcctcacgCTGCCGCTCCTCCCCGAGTCTCCCCGCTGGCTCCTTCAGCACGGAAAGCCAGAGGCCGCGCTTCGTAGTCTTCAGTTTTTCCGACAAGGTGCCTACGACGAAGTTGCGGTGCAGCAGGAGttcgaggagatgaaggcagcagcggcacgCGAGAGAGACCAAGAGATTCATCAGAACAAatggcttctcttcttcgaatTATTCCGCGGTCATAATCTTCGCAGGACCATCATTGCAGTTGCGGTGGGCACAGCCAATGCCGCTGTCGGTGCCATGTTCATCCTATCGTATGGGACATACTTTTTCCAGGTG GTTCTCCAACAGGCAAATGTCGGAGATCCATTCAAGTGGATTATCGTGACCAACTGCGTCGGTCTCGCGGGTCTGTTCACCACCTGGGCCATCGTCACTCATGTCGGACGCCGGCGAATCATCCTCGCAGGATGCGTAATATGCACCCTCCCTATGCTCGTCATGGCAGCCGTCTACTCCGCGCCCAACGTTTCCGCAGACGGTGCAGGCATTGCCCTAGTCGTGATCGTCTCGATCTACGTCTTCGGATTTAATTTCGGCCTCGAACCTTACGTCTACCTTGTTGCCGGCGAGATGCCTTCCCAGAACCTTCGAGGCTACACAATGGGCCTGTCGACCGCGGTCAGCTTTGTGTTTGCGTGGCTGAGCGCCTTTACAACCCCGTACTTCATCAACCCGGGTGAGCTCAACTGGGGCCCCAAGTATGGCTACATCTGGTTTGGCAGCGGTATCATCACCACCGCGTTCCTGTGGTACTATCTGCCGGAGGTAAGGGGCCGCAcgctggaggagatcgaTGAGATGTTCCGGAACAATGTGCCCACGCGAGCATTCGCCAAGTATGTGTGTGTGGAGAGAATGGAGGCAAATGCACGCGCGGTCTCCACTGTTAAGGGGGAGAGTAAGCCTAATGCCACTCATGTGGAGGTTGCTTGA
- a CDS encoding protein CYP670A1 (transcript_id=CADANIAT00000404) produces the protein MDDFKIYYYASAGAGIAGILSHLVYFIRGEHHQYAHRWITRALAGTAAVAIATLRLTDWQPLLSLILTALISTSYFLGLYSSIGIYRVFFHPLRRFKGPFWARASNLYHMYIIRKSDNYLVMKKMHEKYGPIIRTGPANLSVNDPAAIPLVLSDRATCVKGPWYDRSLPLVNLHTVRDKRVHDARRKVFTKAFTPSALREYEERVAVHCEEFVRQMTRLSGKPFDASEWFKYFAFDVMGDLGLGREFHMMTSETNRWIPTLLETSMAHVGPTSPVPWMAPILHNLPWAGRGARAWLEFVGSQVKERTQKKSDRRDQILSHLVEAYNQSEKKNIDYQWLRGDTRLTIVGGSDTTAATLTFLFYHLAQNPSHVDKLRAELEPLLNGQPRLDPKDVSKAQHLNGVIQETLRLHPAIPSGFPRTTPPEGITINGTYIPGGTTIVIPVYALQHDEANYTHAEEFIPERWYSRPELIKNRDAFLTWNIGTNGCIGRALALTEMRNLVTYFIHHFSRVKFAHGEDGKALLTETKDHFTVGVKPLRLIFEK, from the exons ATGGACGACTTCAAGATATACTACTACGCCTCAGCTGGTGCAGGAATTGCCGGAATCCTTAGCCATCTGGTCTACTTCATCCGCGGCGAGCACCATCAATATGCCCATCGCTGGATCACACGGGCTCTTGCGGGCACCGCCGCAGTTGCCATTGCCACTCTGCGCTTGACAGACTGGCAGCCTCTCCTGAGTCTTATCCTGACAGCCCTTATCTCAACATCTTACTTCCTGGGGCTGTATTCCAGCATCGGCATCTATCGTGtcttcttccatccgctACGGCGCTTCAAAGGCCCGTTCTGGGCGCGCGCGTCGAATCTTTACCATATGTACATCATTCGCAAGTCGGATAATTACCTTGTaatgaagaagatgcatgAGAAGTATGGACCGATAATTCGCACTG GACCGGCAAACCTCTCAGTCAACGATCCAGCGGCAATCCCCCTTGTTTTGAGCGACCGCGCAACGTGCGTGAAGGGCCCATGGTACGACCGCTCTTTGCCCTTGGTAAATCTGCACACCGTTCGTGACAAGCGGGTGCACGATGCGCGCAGGAAGGTCTTCACCAAGGCGTTCACACCGTCAGCGCTGCGCGAGTACGAGGAGCGAGTGGCAGTGCACTGCGAGGAGTTCGTCCGACAGATGACGCGGCTGAGCGGGAAGCCGTTTGACGCATCAGAGTGGTTCAAGTATTTTG CATTTGACGTGATGGGTGACCTAGGGCTCGGCCGCGAGTTCCATATGATGACCTCGGAGACGAACCGGTGGATTCCGACCCTTCTCGAGACAAGCATGGCCCATGTCGGCCCTACAAGTCCTGTTCCATGGATGGCGCCGATCCTCCATAATCTTCCTTGGGCAGGACGTGGTGCAAGAGCATGGCTTGAGTTCGTGGGCTCGCAGGTCAAGGAGCGGACTCAGAAGAAGTCGGACAGACGCGAT CAGATCCTCTCCCACCTCGTCGAGGCATACAACCAGTCTGAGAAAAAGAACATTGACTACCAGTGGCTCCGCGGCGACACCAGACTGACCATCGTTGGCGGCTCcgacaccaccgccgccacgCTGACGTTCCTCTTCTACCACCTGGCCCAAAACCCGTCGCATGTAGACAAGCTGCGCGCAGAGCTCGAGCCCCTGCTAAACGGCCAGCCGCGGTTGGATCCCAAAGACGTCTCGAAGGCGCAACATCTCAACGGGGTCATCCAGGAAACCCTGCGTCTCCATCCAGCGATCCCCTCTGGATTCCCGCGGACGACGCCGCCAGAGGGTATCACCATCAACGGAACGTATATCCCTGGAGGCACAACCATTGTGATCCCGGTGTATGCTTTGCAGCATGACGAGGCAAACTACACTCATGCGGAGGAGTTTATCCCCGAGCGGTGGTACTCGCGGCCAGAGTTGATCAAGAACCGGGACGCTTTCCTGACCTGGAATATTG GTACAAATGGGTGTATTGGTCGGGCGCTGGCTCTGACGGAGATGCGGAACCTCGTTACCTACTTCATCCACCATTTCTCCAGGGTGAAGTTTGCGCATGGAGAGGATGGCAAGGCGCTGTTGACCGAGACGAAGGATCACTTTACCGTGGGGGTCAAGCCGTTGCGGTTGATCTTTGAGAAATAG
- a CDS encoding putative monooxygenase (transcript_id=CADANIAT00000405) — MHFYRLPDIGVLHFHRGNFRQPTFMNFDITVDWAEQAVSNNITQFQPNYEREIRNLIAQSYSHTCEVRTGCEAIACEERDDHSIVEYIARDGSHQFVRTAWLVGADGKRGVVRKRFLEPQGIRQVDGFYKYVGTWVAANLHITIPTPQSHPEFPLWRLGYTPQEVHDAFWPSGFHFCNSSSRPAVSGRFGPPNSGFWRHEYSVEPDDALDDVEEGFWRQFGPWTKVPGSQFSKTLRNTLVEFPRDCIRLIRCRPFTFATKIVNRWFSRRTMLIGDAAHVFPPFGGQGIAAGIRDAQSLSWRLALMSNLGVSVQLRERILEGWSQERRHAWNSATLATKLNGSIVNDRSLVSGWIYRVCMRVVWLFPCLARWRTRRAFRDKLIYNARTCPDGFFLEQKGGGRKVAQVWVRRRDTAPVLSDTVFLRNLPRLGLIVFVRSVVDAETAVGEVDEAIYQAGVSPELLTTMDVTYYCLASKGIVAKVLEKLGLVDQTYYPCREEELKEEGISPIRGYCETAVQDRYPSSTKYVLMRPDFFVHSLAANGRELRANLQAANEYFSDL; from the exons ATGCAC TTCTACCGTCTGCCAGACATTGGTGTCCTTCATTTTCACCGTGGCAACTTTCGGCAGCCGACTTTCATGAATTTCGACATCACCGTCGACTGGGCTGAGCAAGCCGTCTCGAACAACATCACACAGTTTCAGCCCAATTACGAGCGCGAGATCCGTAACCTGATCGCGCAGTCGTACTCGCACACCTGCGAGGTCCGCACTGGATGCGAAGCAATCGCCTGCGAGGAAAGGGATGATCACAGTATCGTCGAGTACATCGCGCGCGACGGGTCGCACCAGTTTGTTCGCACCGCGTGGCTAGTCGGCGCAGATGGGAAGCGCGGCGTTGTGCGCAAAAGATTCCTTGAGCCCCAAGGAATCCGCCAGGTCGACGGATTCTACAAGTATGTAGGGACTTGGGTTGCGGCGAACCTGCACATAACCATTCCCACACCTCAATCGCATCCGGAGTTCCCCCTCTGGCGGCTGGGATATACCCCGCAGGAAGTGCATGATGCCTTTTGGCCGAGTGGTTTTCA TTTCTGTAATAGCTCGAGCCGGCCGGCAGTGAGTGGCCGGTTTGGACCGCCGAATTCCGGGTTCTGGAGACACGAGTACTCTGTGGAGCCGGATGATGCGCtcgatgatgttgaggagggctTCTGGAGGCAATTTGGTCCGTGGACAAAAGTCCCAGGGTCGCAATTCTCCAAGACCCTACGAAATACGCTCGTCGAGTTCCCGCGAGACTGCATCAGGCTTATCCGATGCAGACCCTTCAC CTTTGCGACCAAAATCGTCAACCGCTGGTTCAGCCGCAGGACAATGCTCATCGGCGACGCTGCGCACGTCTTCCCTCCGTTCGGCGGGCAGGGCATTGCCGCAGGGATCCGCGATGCGCAAAGCCTCAGCTGGCGCCTGGCACTGATGTCGAACCTGGGCGTTTCGGTCCAGCTGAGAGAGCGGATCCTGGAAGGCTGGAGCCAGGAGCGCCGCCATGCATGGAACTCCGCGACGCTTGCGACCAAGCTCAACGGCAGCATTGTGAACGACCGCTCCTTGGTCAGCGGGTGGATCTACCGGGTCTGCATGCGCGTGGTCTGGTTGTTCCCCTGCCTCGCCCGATGGCGCACCAGACGTGCGTTCCGAGATAAGTTGATCTACAACGCCCGGACGTGTCCGGATGGGTTCTTTTTGGAACAAAAGGGCGGAGGGCGCAAGGTCGCGCAAGTCTGGGTGCGTCGGAGAGACACCGCGCCGGTACTGTCGGACACAGTGTTTCTGCGTAACCTGCCTCGTCTAGGGCTTATTGTCTTTGTCAGGAGCGTGGTGGATGCTGAGACTGCGGTGGGAGAGGTCGACGAGGCGATCTACCAGGCTGGGGTCTCACCGGAGCTACTCACCACCATGGATGTGACGTACTATTGCTTGGCCTCAAAGGGTATAGTTGCAAAGGTACTGGAAAAGCTCGGCCTGGTGGACCAGACGTACTATCCTTGcagagaggaggagctgaaggaagaaggaatcaGCCCAATCAGGGGCTACTGTGAAACTGCAGTGCAGGATCGCTATCCCTCGTCGACCAAATACGTTCTGATGCGGCCAGATTTCTTCGTTCACTCTCTGGCGGCCAATGGAAGGGAGTTACGGGCGAATCTGCAGGCTGCGAATGAGTACTTTTCTGATCTGTAA